One genomic window of Helicobacter canis includes the following:
- a CDS encoding response regulator transcription factor, with amino-acid sequence MLEVLMIEDDVELAEILSEYLSQHDINVTSYDEPYTGMSAINAKHFDLLLLDLTLPNLDGLEVCKRVAKQKNIPIIISSARSDVDDKVRALESGADDYLPKPYDPKELLARIQSLLRRYNNKPQKDEIKEASPTFRIDKNSREIYFHDKKLSLTRAEYEILTLLISKKGNVFTREAIAIESESINPESSNKSIDVIIGRLRAKIEDDPKKPKHIISVRGVGYKLEF; translated from the coding sequence ATGCTAGAAGTCTTGATGATAGAAGATGATGTAGAGCTTGCAGAGATTTTGAGCGAGTATCTCTCCCAACACGACATAAATGTAACAAGCTATGATGAGCCCTACACTGGTATGAGCGCGATCAATGCCAAGCATTTTGATCTATTGCTGCTTGATTTGACTCTGCCTAATCTTGATGGGCTTGAAGTGTGCAAGCGAGTCGCCAAGCAAAAAAATATCCCCATTATCATCTCTTCAGCTCGTAGTGATGTCGATGACAAAGTGCGGGCATTAGAGAGTGGGGCTGATGACTATCTGCCAAAGCCCTATGACCCCAAAGAGCTTCTAGCTAGGATCCAATCACTCCTGCGCCGCTACAACAACAAACCCCAAAAAGATGAGATCAAAGAAGCAAGCCCAACTTTCCGTATCGATAAAAATAGCCGTGAAATCTACTTCCACGATAAAAAGCTTAGTCTCACTCGCGCAGAATACGAGATTTTGACACTGCTCATTAGCAAAAAGGGCAATGTCTTTACCCGTGAAGCCATCGCCATAGAATCCGAATCCATAAACCCAGAAAGCTCTAATAAAAGCATTGATGTGATCATCGGGCGACTGCGTGCCAAAATCGAAGATGACCCCAAAAAGCCAAAGCATATCATCTCTGTGCGTGGTGTGGGCTATAAGCTTGAATTTTAA
- a CDS encoding ArsS family sensor histidine kinase: MKHSIFFKISMLFLFAMGSFFAFSFYFLKFQAERYDNTNEKEKYEKISIVFNRIISQENNLETIQNYLKEVGFIQINDNRLRQAIIQSIPIPYDTPGIFLRSVEIQDDLLILVVSEGEVYLYKDSMRSFYVNYYLVILIGSVILVLLFALVIRSLLPMIYLRRQIRKFAKGDVQVDCRIPQKDEIGELANEFHKAIKRINALNNSRTLFLRSIMHELKTPITKGRITAEMVENPTQKQRLVSAFDRLNFLIDEFAKIEQLSSHNYNLQKSEFSVQELVSYVEKMLLIDRLECSPIANHCPNDLIKADFDLFAMSVKNLIDNAIKYSTDGKVSLESDGRNLIISNYGAPLTMPFEDYCKPYFKDSTKPSSQGFGLGMYIIKNTLDAQNFNITYTHSDGVNSFTIEGCIIESFCPLPIHHT, encoded by the coding sequence ATGAAACACTCAATATTTTTTAAAATCTCTATGCTATTTTTGTTTGCTATGGGGAGTTTTTTTGCCTTTTCATTTTACTTCTTAAAATTTCAAGCCGAGCGATATGATAATACTAATGAAAAAGAAAAATACGAGAAAATCAGCATTGTCTTTAACCGCATAATCTCCCAAGAAAACAACCTTGAAACCATACAAAACTACCTAAAAGAAGTGGGCTTTATACAAATCAACGACAATCGCTTGCGCCAAGCCATTATCCAATCAATCCCGATCCCCTATGACACGCCCGGGATCTTTCTGCGATCTGTGGAGATCCAAGATGATTTGCTGATCTTGGTCGTGAGTGAGGGCGAAGTGTATTTATATAAGGATTCTATGCGTAGTTTTTATGTTAATTACTACTTAGTCATTTTAATAGGATCAGTGATTTTGGTGCTACTTTTTGCCCTAGTGATACGCTCACTGCTGCCGATGATTTATCTACGCAGACAGATTAGGAAATTTGCCAAAGGCGATGTGCAGGTAGATTGCAGGATCCCGCAAAAAGATGAGATAGGCGAGCTTGCAAACGAGTTTCACAAAGCGATTAAGCGCATAAATGCGCTTAATAATTCTCGCACGCTTTTTTTGCGCTCCATTATGCACGAGCTAAAGACCCCCATCACCAAGGGCAGAATCACTGCTGAAATGGTAGAAAACCCCACGCAAAAGCAACGCCTAGTCTCTGCCTTTGATCGGCTAAATTTCCTAATCGATGAATTTGCCAAAATCGAGCAGCTCTCTTCGCACAATTACAATCTCCAAAAAAGTGAATTTAGCGTGCAAGAGCTTGTAAGCTATGTAGAAAAAATGCTTCTCATTGATAGGCTAGAATGCTCTCCCATAGCAAACCACTGCCCCAATGACCTAATCAAAGCTGATTTTGATCTCTTTGCAATGTCAGTAAAAAACCTCATCGATAATGCCATTAAATACAGCACCGATGGCAAAGTATCCCTAGAATCCGATGGACGCAATCTCATCATCTCTAACTACGGCGCACCACTTACAATGCCCTTTGAAGACTACTGCAAGCCCTACTTCAAGGACTCTACCAAGCCTAGCTCGCAGGGCTTTGGACTTGGAATGTATATCATCAAAAACACCCTTGATGCGCAAAATTTTAATATCACTTACACGCATAGTGATGGGGTCAATAGTTTTACTATCGAGGGCTGCATTATCGAGAGTTTTTGCCCTCTGCCTATCCACCACACTTAA
- the purF gene encoding amidophosphoribosyltransferase, whose protein sequence is MCPSKLADFKEKCAVVGVYNAPNANILAYYGLFAMQHRGQEASGIAVSNAQKISLYKNNGLVTQVFEPEILANLTGFAAIGHNRYSTAGEDSINECQPIFARYSLGQIAIAHNGNLTNADILRDDLTIQGSIFQSHLDTEVLIHLIAKSQRATLSERIIESICQIDGAFALVILSRTKMFAIRDPYGLRPLSLGKIENDDGTQGYIVASETSAFDLIGAQFVRDIEPGEMLVFEKSATNPTYKSYHYKAPTPFPCVFEYVYFARPDSVVFSRNVYEVRKNLGKQLAKEHKLKADMVIPVPDSGVAAALGYAKESGIDFELGIIRNHYVGRTFIEPTQQARELKVKLKLNPIAGLIKGRDIIVIDDSLVRGTTSKQIIKILRQAGARKIYLLISAPPTIAPCYYGVDTPEKEQLICASHSLKEVQSFIGADYLGFLSLEGLQKSIESSAVVGKPKQEKLSYCQACFDGCYVDSIYKR, encoded by the coding sequence ATGTGTCCATCAAAACTAGCAGATTTTAAAGAAAAATGCGCGGTCGTTGGCGTGTATAATGCGCCAAATGCCAATATCCTAGCTTACTATGGGCTATTTGCTATGCAGCACAGAGGGCAAGAAGCCAGCGGGATAGCCGTAAGCAATGCCCAAAAAATCTCCCTATATAAAAACAACGGACTTGTAACCCAAGTCTTTGAGCCAGAGATTTTGGCAAATCTCACGGGCTTTGCTGCTATCGGGCACAATCGCTACTCCACCGCAGGCGAAGATAGTATCAATGAGTGTCAGCCTATTTTCGCTCGCTATTCCCTTGGGCAAATCGCTATCGCCCACAATGGCAATCTCACCAACGCCGATATACTGCGCGATGATCTCACCATACAAGGCTCAATCTTCCAAAGCCACCTTGATACAGAAGTGCTAATCCACCTAATCGCCAAATCCCAGCGTGCCACGCTAAGTGAGCGCATTATAGAATCCATCTGCCAAATCGATGGCGCGTTTGCCCTAGTGATTTTATCGCGCACCAAGATGTTTGCTATCCGTGATCCCTATGGCTTGCGCCCCTTAAGCCTAGGCAAGATAGAAAATGACGATGGCACGCAAGGCTACATTGTGGCAAGCGAGACGAGTGCTTTTGATCTAATCGGTGCGCAGTTTGTGCGCGATATTGAGCCCGGAGAAATGCTAGTCTTTGAAAAAAGCGCGACAAACCCCACCTACAAATCCTATCACTACAAAGCCCCCACGCCATTTCCCTGCGTGTTTGAGTATGTGTATTTCGCGCGTCCTGATAGCGTGGTATTCTCGCGCAATGTCTATGAAGTGCGTAAAAATCTCGGCAAGCAGCTAGCAAAAGAGCATAAGCTCAAAGCTGATATGGTGATCCCGGTGCCAGACTCTGGCGTGGCAGCAGCCCTAGGCTATGCGAAAGAAAGTGGCATAGACTTTGAGCTAGGCATTATCCGCAATCACTATGTAGGGCGGACCTTCATCGAGCCAACGCAACAAGCAAGGGAGCTAAAAGTAAAGCTTAAATTAAACCCCATAGCCGGACTCATCAAAGGCAGAGATATTATCGTGATTGATGACTCTTTGGTGCGAGGCACCACAAGCAAGCAAATCATCAAAATCCTGCGCCAAGCCGGTGCGCGTAAAATCTACCTACTAATCTCCGCGCCCCCCACAATCGCTCCTTGCTACTATGGTGTAGATACCCCAGAAAAAGAGCAGCTAATCTGTGCAAGCCATAGCTTAAAGGAAGTGCAGAGCTTCATCGGCGCAGATTATCTAGGCTTTTTATCCCTAGAAGGCTTACAAAAAAGCATAGAATCTAGCGCGGTAGTAGGCAAGCCAAAGCAAGAAAAGCTCTCCTACTGCCAAGCCTGCTTTGATGGCTGCTATGTGGATTCTATCTATAAGCGATAA
- a CDS encoding TIGR01212 family radical SAM protein (This family includes YhcC from E. coli K-12, an uncharacterized radical SAM protein.), with protein MLTLGRYFKARFGQRVRKIPITLQGFTCPNIDGTLAKGGCIYCCNESFSPSAIKVPKVDSSPTMRPNLSTNPLLPKQLSQLEEQFLWHTEFHKRKFSVQKYMVYFQSYTNTYAPLETLQALFSKALGFANVVGLSIGTRVDCVDSRVLAMLGKFVKNGAEIWLEYGVQSVFDETLRKINRAHTSKGIKELFAATRASGIKVCAHLIYGLPGEDSEMMLHSLQKVLEWGIDGIKIHPLYVIEGTPLARMYHANRYIPIDLESYADLIIKSIQILPPEVVIHRISAGAHEESLLAPKWCFDKNIQMRLLRERLREIGVEY; from the coding sequence CTGCTAACGCTTGGGCGATATTTCAAGGCACGCTTTGGGCAGCGCGTGCGTAAAATCCCCATAACCCTGCAAGGCTTCACCTGCCCTAATATCGATGGCACACTGGCTAAAGGCGGCTGTATCTACTGCTGCAATGAGAGCTTCTCGCCAAGTGCGATCAAAGTGCCAAAAGTGGATTCTAGCCCCACAATGCGTCCAAATCTCTCCACAAACCCCTTGCTGCCTAAGCAGCTAAGCCAGCTAGAAGAGCAATTTTTGTGGCATACAGAATTTCACAAGCGCAAATTTAGCGTGCAAAAATATATGGTGTATTTCCAATCTTATACCAACACCTACGCGCCTTTAGAGACCTTGCAAGCTCTTTTTAGCAAGGCTTTGGGCTTTGCTAATGTCGTGGGGCTAAGTATCGGCACGCGCGTGGATTGTGTGGATTCTAGGGTGCTTGCTATGCTAGGGAAGTTTGTCAAAAATGGCGCGGAGATCTGGCTGGAGTATGGGGTGCAATCAGTCTTTGATGAAACTTTGCGCAAGATCAATCGCGCCCACACAAGCAAGGGGATCAAAGAGCTATTTGCTGCAACAAGAGCAAGTGGGATCAAAGTATGCGCGCATTTAATCTATGGGCTACCGGGTGAAGATAGCGAGATGATGCTACACTCTTTACAAAAGGTGCTTGAGTGGGGGATTGATGGCATTAAAATCCACCCGCTCTATGTCATAGAAGGCACACCTTTAGCGCGTATGTATCACGCTAATCGCTATATCCCAATCGACTTAGAATCCTATGCGGATTTAATCATCAAATCTATCCAAATACTCCCGCCTGAAGTGGTGATCCACCGCATTAGTGCTGGTGCGCACGAAGAGAGCTTGCTCGCACCTAAATGGTGCTTTGACAAAAATATCCAAATGCGCCTTTTGCGTGAAAGACTGCGAGAGATCGGCGTGGAGTATTAA
- a CDS encoding D-sedoheptulose 7-phosphate isomerase has protein sequence MQSFIHNEITESIATLQATLALQPQIEQVARKLKAVLDSGGKIIAFGNGGSAADAQHFAAELSGRYKKERKALAGISITTDTSALTAIGNDYGFEFVFSRQVEALAHKGDALFGISTSGNSANVLKAFEVGQKLGCYCVGLSGKGGGKMNELSENLVIPSDNTPRIQEAHILVIHSICGLLEMDY, from the coding sequence ATGCAGAGCTTTATCCATAATGAAATCACTGAGAGTATCGCCACACTGCAAGCCACGCTTGCATTACAGCCACAAATCGAGCAAGTAGCAAGGAAGCTTAAGGCGGTGTTAGATTCTGGCGGGAAAATTATCGCCTTTGGCAATGGTGGCAGCGCGGCAGATGCGCAGCATTTTGCCGCGGAGCTTAGTGGGCGGTATAAAAAGGAGCGCAAAGCCTTGGCTGGGATTTCTATCACCACAGATACTTCAGCACTCACTGCCATAGGCAATGACTATGGGTTTGAGTTTGTGTTTTCTCGTCAAGTCGAAGCACTTGCGCACAAAGGGGACGCGCTCTTTGGCATTAGCACAAGTGGGAATTCTGCTAATGTGCTAAAAGCCTTTGAAGTAGGGCAAAAGCTTGGCTGCTACTGCGTGGGGCTAAGTGGCAAGGGTGGAGGCAAGATGAATGAGCTTAGTGAAAATCTCGTAATCCCAAGTGATAATACCCCTAGAATCCAAGAAGCCCATATCCTTGTGATCCATAGTATTTGCGGACTACTTGAAATGGATTATTAG
- the rfaE1 gene encoding D-glycero-beta-D-manno-heptose-7-phosphate kinase, with amino-acid sequence MLRLHNKTPRILVIGDLMVDHYIWGSCNRISPEAPVQVVNVKTESNRLGGACNVGANLNALGARVSMCGIIGDDSLGKWLVGELDRLGIDVSYIIPTNRPTTQKSRILISHQQVLRVDREESTPITPQLEDELFELLCHKLHNFDAIIVSDYAKGLLTPSFTKRIISLARSCNRLVLVDPKGSDYAKYKNATLLTPNKLEASLATQIQITDDTSLKAAMKKLQALCKLDICLVTLSEDGIAILRDDSLVKSPTIAKEVYDVTGAGDTVIAALAFGLSSGLDIYQASDFANAAAAVVIGKIGSASASLSEIISFLHDGVYADSKVISQQELHALLKSLHEKKIIFTNGCFDILHAGHISYLQKARELGDVLIVGLNSDSSVKRLKGESRPIIPQEDRAAVLAGLECVDFVVIFEEDTPLELIKLIKPAVLVKGADYTGKEVVGSEFAKEVKLIEFVQGRSSTSIIEKIRSHTPSHKE; translated from the coding sequence ATGCTAAGACTGCATAATAAAACCCCTAGAATCCTTGTCATAGGGGATTTGATGGTAGATCACTATATCTGGGGGTCGTGTAATAGAATCTCCCCAGAAGCTCCTGTGCAAGTAGTCAATGTCAAGACCGAGAGCAATCGCCTAGGTGGGGCGTGCAATGTAGGGGCAAACCTTAACGCCCTTGGGGCAAGGGTGAGTATGTGTGGGATCATCGGTGATGATAGCTTAGGCAAATGGCTTGTTGGCGAGCTAGATCGGCTAGGGATTGATGTCTCTTACATTATCCCAACTAATCGCCCCACCACGCAAAAAAGTAGGATTCTAATCTCTCATCAGCAAGTTTTGCGTGTCGATAGGGAAGAATCCACCCCCATAACGCCCCAGCTAGAAGATGAGCTATTTGAGCTGCTATGCCATAAGCTGCATAATTTTGATGCCATTATTGTGAGCGATTATGCTAAGGGCTTGCTTACTCCAAGTTTCACAAAGCGGATCATCAGCCTTGCTAGAAGCTGCAATCGCCTTGTGCTTGTTGATCCAAAGGGGAGCGATTATGCCAAATACAAAAACGCCACACTACTGACGCCAAATAAGCTTGAAGCAAGCCTTGCTACACAGATACAAATCACTGATGATACAAGTCTAAAAGCTGCGATGAAAAAGCTCCAAGCTCTATGCAAGCTTGATATTTGCTTGGTTACACTTAGTGAAGATGGGATTGCTATTTTGCGTGATGATAGCCTAGTCAAATCCCCCACCATTGCTAAAGAAGTCTATGATGTAACAGGGGCTGGAGATACGGTTATAGCTGCCTTAGCCTTTGGGCTTAGCAGTGGGCTTGATATTTATCAAGCAAGTGATTTTGCCAATGCGGCTGCGGCGGTGGTGATCGGCAAGATCGGTAGTGCGAGCGCAAGCTTGAGTGAGATTATAAGCTTTTTGCACGATGGGGTATATGCGGATTCTAAGGTCATCAGCCAGCAAGAGTTACACGCACTGCTAAAGAGCCTACACGAGAAAAAGATCATATTCACCAATGGCTGCTTTGATATTTTGCACGCGGGGCATATTTCGTATTTGCAAAAGGCAAGGGAGCTTGGGGATGTGCTAATCGTGGGGCTAAATAGTGATAGCTCGGTGAAAAGGCTAAAGGGCGAGAGCCGCCCCATAATCCCCCAAGAAGATCGCGCCGCAGTGCTAGCTGGGCTAGAGTGCGTGGATTTTGTCGTGATCTTTGAAGAGGACACGCCTTTAGAGCTTATTAAGCTCATTAAGCCTGCTGTGCTTGTAAAAGGCGCGGACTACACGGGCAAAGAGGTTGTAGGCAGTGAGTTTGCTAAAGAAGTCAAGCTCATAGAGTTTGTGCAGGGCAGATCTAGCACAAGTATTATTGAAAAAATCCGCTCACACACACCATCACACAAGGAGTAA
- the rfaD gene encoding ADP-glyceromanno-heptose 6-epimerase, whose translation MSIPNPKIPEHLLPDLAGKSILITGGAGFIGSSLAAYFQAHHKDTRIIVLDKFRDGECFPSGNPTSLGHFKNLLGFNGDVLALDITKGLEILEKIHFDYVFHQAAISDTTVSNQKLMIETNHHAFLELLHITLQKGAKMIYASSAGTYGNTPAPNIIGSGENPENIYGYSKLLMDNSVRKILADAPSTPIVGLRYFNVYGRREFYKGKTASMILQLGLQAIHSGRVRLFEFGEQMRDFVYIDDVVAANVLAMNAQKGGIYNVGFGVSRSFNDIIAILRKELAALSAHKNLAPLGDFTLEYIKNPYTFFQTHTQADITQTTSDLGYTPAYSLEDGIKDYIQAIYALSQAKDLLC comes from the coding sequence ATGTCTATCCCCAATCCAAAAATCCCCGAGCATTTGCTCCCTGATCTAGCTGGCAAGAGTATCCTTATCACCGGTGGCGCGGGCTTTATCGGCAGCTCACTTGCTGCTTACTTCCAAGCCCATCATAAAGATACGCGCATAATCGTGCTAGATAAATTCCGCGATGGCGAGTGCTTCCCAAGTGGGAATCCCACTTCACTAGGGCATTTTAAAAATCTCTTAGGTTTTAATGGCGATGTGCTAGCCCTTGATATTACCAAAGGCTTAGAGATTTTAGAGAAAATCCACTTTGACTATGTCTTCCACCAAGCTGCCATAAGCGATACCACTGTAAGCAATCAAAAGCTAATGATAGAGACCAATCACCACGCGTTTTTAGAGCTTTTGCATATCACGCTACAAAAGGGCGCGAAGATGATTTATGCAAGCTCGGCAGGCACTTATGGCAACACGCCTGCCCCAAATATCATAGGCTCTGGTGAGAATCCAGAAAATATCTATGGCTACTCCAAATTGCTTATGGATAATAGTGTGCGTAAAATCCTAGCAGACGCTCCAAGCACGCCAATCGTGGGGCTGCGCTACTTCAATGTCTATGGCAGGAGAGAATTTTACAAGGGCAAAACCGCTTCGATGATTTTGCAGCTAGGCTTACAGGCGATACATTCTGGGCGTGTTAGGCTCTTTGAGTTTGGTGAGCAGATGAGAGATTTTGTGTATATCGATGATGTGGTAGCGGCAAATGTGCTAGCGATGAATGCGCAAAAAGGCGGGATCTATAATGTGGGCTTTGGGGTAAGCCGTAGCTTTAATGACATTATTGCGATTTTGCGCAAGGAGCTAGCTGCCCTAAGTGCGCATAAAAATCTAGCACCCCTAGGGGATTTCACGCTTGAATATATCAAAAACCCTTACACATTTTTCCAAACCCACACCCAAGCAGACATCACGCAAACAACCAGCGATCTAGGCTATACCCCAGCATATAGCCTAGAAGATGGCATAAAAGACTATATACAGGCAATTTATGCCCTATCTCAAGCAAAGGACTTGCTATGCTAA
- a CDS encoding D-glycero-beta-D-manno-heptose 1,7-bisphosphate 7-phosphatase, giving the protein MKKAVFFDRDGVINKDLGYVYRQEDFVFNDGIFDALRFCKEQGFLLFVITNQSGIGRGYYTLDDFRAITTYMQNELKKKLGFGFDSIYFCPHTEEEDCLCRKPRAGMIDQAKKDYDLKLTECFIIGDKITDMQAGQAGGIRHKLLVGKLPKERFAKIDHLHIIPNTLAICESMQTILSI; this is encoded by the coding sequence ATGAAAAAGGCGGTGTTTTTTGACAGAGATGGCGTGATCAATAAAGATCTAGGCTATGTGTATAGGCAAGAAGACTTTGTCTTTAATGATGGTATTTTTGATGCGCTGCGCTTTTGCAAGGAGCAGGGATTCTTGCTTTTTGTCATAACAAATCAAAGCGGCATAGGCAGGGGATACTACACGCTAGATGATTTCCGCGCGATCACTACATATATGCAAAATGAGCTAAAAAAGAAGCTTGGCTTTGGCTTTGATAGTATCTACTTCTGCCCCCATACAGAAGAAGAAGACTGCCTATGCCGCAAGCCTAGAGCTGGTATGATAGACCAAGCCAAAAAGGACTATGATCTAAAGCTTACTGAGTGCTTTATCATCGGTGATAAAATCACTGATATGCAAGCAGGGCAAGCAGGTGGGATCCGCCATAAACTCCTTGTAGGCAAGCTCCCTAAAGAACGCTTCGCCAAAATTGATCATCTCCACATAATCCCAAACACCTTGGCAATTTGCGAGAGTATGCAAACTATCCTTTCTATATAG
- a CDS encoding sulfite exporter TauE/SafE family protein translates to MELVESTFIPLFLVFTSALALSLGHCVGMCGGIVLAFTQMKKPSWVGHLAYSVGRLCSYECIGIGFALLGRAFALSYVWREWASVLVGVLLIIYALCYGFFPRILRFLEPKVDSRWLGRAFGTLLHSRSLWSFFGIGVLNGFLPCGLVYFFALYTLNEQILGLSGVMGAVCVMGVFWLGSLPSMLGLGTLASVLQAYQKQAFWVSLVAMLGLGLWNIYTGITIMQG, encoded by the coding sequence ATGGAGCTAGTAGAATCCACTTTTATCCCGCTGTTTTTGGTATTTACTAGTGCGCTGGCATTGTCTTTGGGGCATTGCGTGGGTATGTGCGGAGGCATTGTGCTAGCTTTTACACAGATGAAAAAGCCTAGCTGGGTGGGGCATTTGGCATATAGTGTGGGGCGATTGTGTAGCTATGAGTGCATTGGCATAGGCTTTGCGCTGCTTGGCAGGGCATTTGCTCTAAGCTATGTGTGGCGTGAGTGGGCGAGCGTGCTTGTGGGGGTGCTGCTTATCATCTACGCGCTATGCTATGGCTTTTTCCCAAGGATCTTGCGCTTCTTAGAGCCAAAAGTGGATTCTAGGTGGCTTGGCAGGGCTTTTGGCACATTGCTGCATTCGCGCTCTTTATGGAGCTTTTTTGGCATTGGGGTGCTAAATGGCTTCCTGCCCTGTGGGCTGGTGTATTTTTTCGCTCTTTATACGCTAAATGAGCAGATTTTAGGGCTTAGTGGCGTGATGGGGGCGGTGTGTGTGATGGGGGTGTTTTGGCTAGGGAGCTTGCCTAGTATGCTAGGGCTAGGCACATTAGCTAGCGTGCTTCAAGCCTATCAAAAGCAGGCATTTTGGGTGAGTCTTGTGGCGATGCTAGGGCTTGGTTTATGGAATATTTATACAGGCATTACTATAATGCAGGGCTAA
- a CDS encoding glycosyltransferase family 8 protein — MKPSLESTFENAQNVSELQAAKVDSREKMDCHATASAAARNDSTQNAYTSISTACNGGEKVDFSVKVDFQSAYNGGENSLCEKVDSTNAQEISKVDSRNAQNLHKQADSTFLSSRDFRKEVVAIHKGVKADSRSDDCASAEFVDSKETSACAERYPLFSKETSLRLFSKETCFGFALHRCRLFSKETSRCSFSKETAFCDDKQPNDSKNCGGALRALGQFGGGSYLSGNDCPQTAPIASNCLPKAELIAPKFHIFFNASTPYLKYLSVLLHSIVAHANAADSTPFSFHILLDSRGFDEYSPQELAKLPALESLLNSVHSCTIITHDCAALLDTLPVEVNPSRVIYSRLFLARFVDLRVEKCLYLDVDMLALGDIREIFANDLQDSIIAVARDVVSTQAPLPAKDRSKAPYVFGKKHCYFNSGMMLVNLPKWRACKIEQQALAFLQAYSPICFDQDVLNAIISDQITLLDICWNFQMQFYNQYRFYEYRIAQGLSRTNPLAQSFHNRKLIHYVCEPKPWDSPYLALDSTHLPMFGYERAIWWDLARKTTPFAKELAELESSFASTALEDYAHALSKDLQAMQLRVDKIIALLKNPLGFVYRACKARFTQ, encoded by the coding sequence ATGAAGCCTAGCCTAGAATCCACTTTTGAAAACGCCCAAAATGTAAGCGAGCTGCAGGCGGCAAAAGTGGATTCTAGAGAAAAAATGGATTGCCACGCCACTGCTAGCGCAGCGGCTCGCAATGACAGCACACAAAACGCTTACACAAGCATAAGCACCGCTTGCAATGGTGGTGAAAAAGTGGATTTTAGTGTGAAAGTGGATTTTCAATCCGCTTACAATGGCGGTGAAAACAGCCTTTGTGAAAAGGTGGATTCTACAAACGCACAAGAAATATCAAAAGTGGATTCTAGGAACGCGCAAAATCTACATAAGCAAGCTGACTCTACCTTTTTGTCATCGCGAGACTTCCGCAAGGAAGTCGTGGCGATCCATAAAGGCGTGAAAGCGGATTCTAGGAGTGATGATTGTGCTAGCGCAGAATTTGTGGATTCTAAAGAAACATCGGCTTGCGCCGAGCGGTATCCCTTGTTTTCTAAAGAAACTTCGCTTCGCTTGTTTTCTAAAGAAACCTGCTTCGGCTTCGCCTTGCACCGCTGTCGCTTGTTTTCTAAAGAAACATCGCGTTGCTCGTTTTCTAAAGAAACTGCGTTTTGCGATGACAAGCAGCCAAACGATTCTAAGAATTGCGGTGGGGCTTTGCGGGCTTTGGGGCAGTTTGGGGGTGGGAGTTACCTAAGCGGTAATGACTGCCCCCAAACTGCCCCAATCGCGTCAAATTGCTTACCCAAAGCTGAATTGATCGCACCCAAATTTCATATCTTTTTCAACGCCTCCACCCCCTACCTCAAATATCTATCCGTGCTTTTACACAGCATTGTAGCCCACGCCAATGCCGCTGATAGCACGCCTTTTAGCTTCCATATTTTGCTAGATTCTAGGGGCTTTGATGAATATAGCCCCCAAGAGCTAGCCAAGCTACCTGCTCTAGAATCCTTGCTAAATAGCGTGCATTCTTGCACGATTATCACGCACGATTGTGCCGCGCTTTTAGATACCTTGCCTGTGGAGGTAAATCCCTCTCGAGTGATTTATAGCAGGCTATTTCTCGCGCGTTTTGTTGATTTGCGTGTGGAGAAGTGCTTATATCTTGATGTAGATATGCTAGCACTTGGGGATATAAGGGAGATTTTTGCAAATGATTTGCAAGACTCTATCATCGCAGTAGCAAGAGATGTAGTAAGCACACAAGCCCCACTACCAGCCAAAGATCGCTCCAAAGCCCCCTATGTCTTTGGCAAAAAGCACTGCTACTTCAACTCTGGAATGATGCTAGTCAATCTCCCCAAGTGGCGTGCGTGCAAGATCGAGCAGCAGGCATTGGCATTTTTGCAAGCATATAGCCCTATATGCTTTGATCAAGATGTGCTAAATGCCATAATTAGCGATCAAATCACCTTGCTTGATATATGCTGGAATTTTCAAATGCAGTTTTATAATCAATATAGATTCTATGAATACCGCATAGCACAAGGACTATCACGCACCAATCCCCTAGCACAAAGCTTTCATAATAGAAAGCTTATCCACTATGTCTGCGAGCCAAAGCCGTGGGACTCCCCCTATCTCGCGCTAGATTCTACGCATTTGCCGATGTTTGGCTATGAGCGTGCGATCTGGTGGGATCTAGCACGGAAAACAACGCCCTTTGCCAAAGAGCTTGCAGAGCTAGAATCCAGCTTTGCAAGCACTGCGCTAGAAGACTACGCCCACGCACTAAGCAAGGATCTGCAAGCAATGCAGCTGCGAGTGGATAAAATCATAGCCCTACTCAAAAACCCTCTAGGCTTTGTGTATCGCGCGTGCAAGGCGAGATTTACACAATAA